One window from the genome of Xenorhabdus bovienii SS-2004 encodes:
- a CDS encoding tyrosine-type DNA invertase — protein MRKYITQDEWNRVFSVLNNGTNKERDQCLLYLTYIHGLRVSELTSLKVSDIDIAGKTIYIKRLKNGFSTTHPISKTEKELILKWLKIRNNNSVYCASLWLFPSRKGGKLSRQWVHVLMGRYGEQAGLSIRLHPHKLRHSCGFELANQGLDTRLIQDYLGHRNIRHTMHYTASNPERFQKAWQQNQQLKIDSGKYPAP, from the coding sequence ATGAGAAAATATATAACACAAGACGAATGGAATCGTGTTTTTTCTGTATTAAACAATGGTACAAATAAAGAGCGCGATCAGTGTCTGCTATACTTAACTTATATTCATGGCCTACGTGTGAGTGAGTTGACTTCATTAAAAGTCTCCGATATCGATATCGCAGGGAAAACCATTTATATAAAGCGGTTAAAAAATGGATTTTCGACAACACACCCTATCTCAAAAACAGAAAAAGAACTTATCTTAAAATGGCTTAAAATCAGAAATAACAACTCGGTATATTGCGCTTCTTTGTGGCTGTTTCCTTCACGAAAAGGCGGAAAATTATCACGTCAGTGGGTTCATGTTTTAATGGGGCGATACGGAGAACAGGCGGGTTTATCCATTAGGTTGCACCCACACAAGTTGCGACACTCCTGCGGGTTTGAATTGGCTAATCAAGGATTAGATACCCGGCTGATTCAGGATTATTTGGGGCATCGTAATATTCGTCACACCATGCATTACACTGCCAGCAATCCAGAACGGTTTCAGAAAGCCTGGCAGCAGAATCAACAATTGAAAATTGATAGTGGTAAATATCCTGCCCCTTGA
- a CDS encoding FG-GAP repeat protein: MRKDEHFDPILISTGQHDEMLYFTLSVAAADFNQDGKFDFATIAYSVPNYFVAKQARIVVHINQIKRDVAVGDTDGA, from the coding sequence ATGCGTAAAGATGAACACTTTGATCCAATTCTTATATCCACCGGGCAGCATGATGAGATGTTATATTTTACTCTTTCGGTAGCGGCGGCGGACTTCAATCAAGATGGAAAGTTTGACTTCGCAACTATTGCCTATTCGGTGCCAAATTATTTTGTCGCAAAACAAGCACGAATCGTTGTACATATTAACCAGATCAAACGAGATGTTGCTGTAGGAGATACTGATGGAGCGTAG
- a CDS encoding SDR family NAD(P)-dependent oxidoreductase, which yields MERSLAGKAVIITGAGSGIGLAATTEFLNAGAYVIGADINLEKLYELQRGEYLFPYQFNVRDPSDIDGLINTAISQFGKIDILINNAALVEPRKSFLDVTDDDWNSTIETNLLGYIRMARGVLPYMCNQKKGILLHIASEAALMPNLILPDYSILKSSVLTLSKVISREFGKYGIRSNVISPAFIHTSIYDKPEGLITQLEQKYKVGREEALQRYIEEVDIAVGRLGQPEEVAVLLLFLASESAAFITGANYLVDGGVTPFI from the coding sequence ATGGAGCGTAGTTTAGCGGGTAAAGCAGTAATCATCACTGGGGCAGGTTCAGGTATTGGGCTTGCTGCTACCACGGAATTTTTAAATGCGGGGGCGTATGTTATAGGAGCGGATATTAACCTTGAGAAACTTTATGAGTTGCAGAGAGGGGAATACCTATTTCCTTATCAGTTTAATGTCAGAGATCCCTCAGATATTGATGGTCTTATCAATACAGCCATCAGCCAATTTGGGAAGATAGATATCCTGATTAATAATGCTGCATTAGTAGAACCGAGGAAAAGTTTTCTTGATGTAACCGATGACGACTGGAATTCTACAATCGAAACCAATCTGCTTGGTTACATCCGAATGGCTCGCGGTGTACTACCTTATATGTGCAATCAGAAAAAGGGTATTTTACTCCATATCGCTTCTGAAGCAGCATTAATGCCAAATTTGATTCTCCCTGATTACAGTATCTTGAAATCTTCAGTTCTAACTCTGTCTAAGGTGATATCAAGGGAGTTTGGAAAATATGGCATTCGATCTAATGTTATTTCTCCAGCTTTTATTCATACCTCTATCTACGATAAACCTGAAGGATTGATAACTCAGCTTGAACAAAAGTATAAAGTTGGACGTGAAGAAGCATTGCAACGTTATATTGAAGAAGTTGATATCGCTGTTGGTCGGTTAGGGCAACCTGAAGAAGTGGCGGTTTTACTCTTATTTTTGGCCTCAGAATCTGCTGCATTCATTACTGGGGCAAATTATTTAGTCGATGGCGGAGTGACTCCTTTTATCTAA
- a CDS encoding SDR family NAD(P)-dependent oxidoreductase — translation MNINLKGKIALVTGSTAGIGLAIAQGMHKAGASVILNGRSEERLIQAVNKFNCLDRVFTVAADVGTKEGCELINKNFPDIDILVNNAGIFSPKPIFEISDDEWINYFNINVLSGIRLARSYIPLMIGKRWGRVVFISSESALQIPVEMPHYGLTKTAQVAAARGFAQAATGTGVTVNSVLPGPTESEGVERFVRELITDPTLSMEEAGKRFIETARPASLLGRLATAEEVANAVLFLASPLASAITGTALRVDGGVIQSIL, via the coding sequence ATGAATATAAATTTAAAAGGGAAAATTGCATTAGTAACAGGTTCTACAGCAGGGATTGGATTAGCTATTGCTCAGGGTATGCATAAGGCTGGTGCTTCTGTCATTTTGAATGGAAGAAGTGAAGAGAGGCTCATACAGGCGGTTAATAAATTTAACTGCTTGGATCGCGTTTTTACTGTAGCTGCTGATGTTGGCACCAAAGAAGGCTGTGAACTCATTAACAAAAATTTTCCGGATATTGATATTCTGGTTAATAACGCCGGAATTTTTTCTCCTAAGCCAATTTTTGAAATTAGCGATGATGAATGGATTAATTATTTTAATATTAATGTCCTAAGTGGAATTCGTCTGGCACGTTCATACATTCCACTTATGATTGGGAAACGATGGGGACGTGTGGTATTCATCTCAAGTGAGTCAGCCTTACAAATCCCGGTAGAAATGCCACATTATGGCCTGACCAAGACGGCTCAAGTCGCAGCAGCAAGAGGATTCGCACAAGCTGCTACAGGAACAGGAGTCACTGTCAACAGCGTTTTACCTGGACCCACTGAAAGTGAAGGGGTAGAGCGATTTGTCAGAGAACTTATCACGGACCCAACACTTTCAATGGAAGAAGCAGGAAAACGCTTTATTGAAACAGCACGTCCCGCATCGTTGCTGGGTCGGTTAGCCACTGCTGAAGAAGTCGCCAATGCTGTTCTCTTTTTAGCTTCACCACTCGCTTCTGCAATAACGGGTACTGCCCTGCGTGTTGATGGTGGCGTCATTCAAAGTATTTTGTAA
- a CDS encoding LysR family transcriptional regulator, giving the protein MVLRNLEDLSVFIRIIDTGSFTATAQALGLSPTTVSKQIARLEKNLGVVLFVRSTRSLRITPEGKAIAEKVRAALTLVEEATEIAKDGSESLTGLIRLTAPVPLGRTYVAAAIAEFRKKYPSVGFILHLTDKIVDLYKVEMDLAIRVANLTDSGLIARRLTDNKRILVASPDYLRLHGELQHPEELINHHCLLFSASGNKSTIWSLHDRKGTKAISLSSDLIANNGDVLRTWCTAGLGIALRETWDVVDLIRAKKLIQILPEWQEETSPINLVRAGKRPVPQRIKSFIEFLTEEWRIPPWEK; this is encoded by the coding sequence GTGGTACTTCGTAACCTTGAAGATCTAAGTGTATTTATCAGAATCATCGACACAGGCAGTTTCACTGCTACCGCTCAAGCCTTGGGACTGTCTCCCACCACTGTCAGTAAACAGATTGCACGTCTGGAGAAAAATCTTGGCGTAGTTCTCTTTGTACGAAGTACCCGTTCATTGCGCATTACTCCTGAAGGCAAAGCAATCGCTGAAAAAGTGAGGGCGGCGCTGACACTGGTGGAAGAAGCGACTGAAATTGCCAAGGATGGAAGTGAATCTCTCACAGGTTTGATTAGACTTACCGCGCCAGTACCGCTTGGTCGAACTTATGTCGCGGCAGCAATTGCAGAGTTTAGAAAAAAATATCCATCAGTAGGATTCATCTTGCATTTGACAGATAAAATTGTTGATCTTTATAAAGTTGAGATGGATTTAGCTATCAGAGTCGCAAATTTAACTGATTCAGGTTTAATTGCCAGACGCTTAACAGATAACAAACGAATTTTAGTCGCATCACCTGATTACCTCAGACTGCATGGCGAACTTCAGCACCCAGAAGAGCTGATTAACCATCATTGCCTGCTTTTTTCCGCCTCCGGAAATAAGAGTACAATATGGTCACTACACGATAGGAAAGGCACTAAAGCTATCTCACTCTCAAGTGATTTAATCGCTAATAATGGTGATGTCTTGCGAACTTGGTGTACGGCAGGTTTAGGTATAGCACTGCGAGAAACATGGGATGTAGTCGATTTAATTCGCGCAAAAAAACTCATCCAGATACTGCCGGAATGGCAAGAAGAAACCTCGCCAATTAATCTAGTGAGAGCCGGGAAACGGCCTGTTCCGCAGCGTATCAAAAGCTTCATCGAGTTTCTCACCGAGGAATGGAGAATTCCCCCGTGGGAAAAATAG
- a CDS encoding MFS transporter: MPFVIYVFSLCAFAIGFTEFITIGLISVMSANLDADVTSIGLTVTAYALGVVIGAPILTALASNWSRKRLLLTAMLVFTIGNLIAAASANLALLLAARLLSGLAHGVFFAVASGVATRLVPSERAGTALALVFGGVTIAMSLGVPAGTWLGSILDWRVIFLIISACGLLGTLGIGFKMPKDAGEQIVKTSASWRHLTILFDRRLLAGASVPMLSYTASFALYTFITPILLSITGVSVETASGVLLAYGIGAAVGTVWGGRLTDRQGMDLASLILLVGIAVVLAAMSFSLTHSLLMIGLTALLGLATYGAIPPLQSRILMLAKRHTPYAMDIASGMNIAAFNAGVVLGSVIGGATVREWGLETLTWIGAVTGVLAIVSLVWQMVIPSMREQR; encoded by the coding sequence ATGCCATTCGTGATATACGTATTTTCGCTTTGTGCATTCGCGATAGGGTTTACGGAGTTCATCACTATTGGGCTGATATCGGTGATGTCAGCAAATCTTGACGCAGATGTAACCAGTATCGGGTTAACGGTGACAGCCTATGCATTAGGTGTTGTGATCGGGGCACCTATTTTGACGGCACTGGCATCTAATTGGTCGAGGAAACGCTTACTTCTTACCGCAATGTTGGTATTTACTATTGGAAATCTGATAGCAGCTGCATCAGCAAATTTGGCTCTTCTTTTAGCTGCACGTTTGTTATCTGGTTTGGCACACGGGGTCTTTTTTGCTGTGGCTTCCGGTGTTGCGACTCGGCTGGTTCCATCTGAACGTGCCGGAACAGCCCTCGCTTTGGTATTCGGTGGTGTTACCATTGCCATGTCTTTAGGGGTGCCGGCAGGAACTTGGCTTGGTAGTATATTGGATTGGCGAGTGATATTTTTAATTATCTCAGCCTGCGGGTTGCTGGGAACGCTTGGTATTGGATTTAAAATGCCAAAAGATGCCGGAGAACAGATTGTGAAGACATCTGCTAGCTGGCGCCATCTAACCATACTTTTTGATCGACGTTTACTGGCAGGGGCGAGCGTTCCAATGCTTTCCTATACCGCTTCTTTTGCTTTGTACACCTTTATTACCCCTATACTACTGAGTATTACAGGGGTAAGTGTTGAAACAGCCAGTGGAGTATTGCTTGCTTATGGTATTGGTGCTGCTGTTGGTACGGTTTGGGGTGGGCGATTGACTGATCGACAAGGAATGGATCTCGCATCACTGATTCTTCTTGTCGGTATTGCGGTTGTGCTTGCCGCTATGAGTTTCAGTCTGACCCATTCTCTACTGATGATTGGCTTGACGGCTCTACTCGGATTGGCCACTTATGGAGCAATTCCGCCATTGCAGTCAAGGATACTCATGCTGGCGAAACGTCACACACCCTATGCAATGGATATCGCGTCAGGAATGAATATCGCGGCTTTTAATGCTGGGGTCGTTTTAGGCTCTGTGATTGGTGGCGCGACAGTACGAGAGTGGGGATTAGAAACATTAACATGGATAGGGGCAGTGACGGGTGTATTGGCTATCGTATCCCTTGTCTGGCAAATGGTTATTCCATCTATGCGTGAGCAACGCTGA
- a CDS encoding iron-containing redox enzyme family protein: protein MASKNYLETPKFIHNLWTQNEDDEYYLRFTKGLYEVDKNDARDFMTIRGYCTGNNTITDIHEKTGMPKDRIVDIISSLHEIGMLRNEEIVSEENFFDKIIIACEMWAEQIEETHLFNKFLYGDVSYNVLLGFMLENYHYIKLFPETISSAIKNTTNESVKNILEEYRLQEAGHEIFMLRCLLKMGMRKEEVETSIPLVSTSNLINMMKYLFGKYPESVFLVAKVIESHDYDENEVKIAIDNINKTYNLKQGTLEPFFEHSKIDYELGHSQLLEKAKSLINFNDVDKVSYVLNAIHDIKHAIDLQCLEIEEYYTKQGNYIPRQRVDYFGV from the coding sequence ATGGCTAGTAAGAATTATTTAGAAACACCTAAATTTATTCATAATTTATGGACTCAAAATGAAGACGATGAATATTACTTGCGTTTTACCAAAGGGTTATATGAAGTAGACAAAAATGATGCAAGAGATTTTATGACAATACGCGGATATTGCACTGGGAATAATACAATAACAGATATTCATGAAAAAACAGGAATGCCAAAAGATAGAATAGTTGACATAATTTCATCTCTTCATGAAATAGGAATGTTAAGGAATGAAGAAATTGTCAGTGAAGAAAATTTTTTTGATAAGATCATTATTGCCTGTGAGATGTGGGCAGAGCAAATAGAAGAGACACATTTATTCAATAAGTTTTTATATGGTGACGTGAGCTATAATGTCTTGCTAGGTTTTATGCTGGAAAACTACCATTATATTAAATTATTTCCGGAAACAATATCTTCTGCTATAAAAAACACGACAAATGAGAGTGTGAAAAATATATTGGAAGAGTATCGGTTACAGGAAGCTGGACATGAAATATTTATGTTGAGATGTTTATTAAAAATGGGAATGAGAAAAGAGGAAGTAGAAACGTCGATTCCTTTAGTCTCGACTTCAAATCTTATTAATATGATGAAATATTTGTTTGGTAAATATCCTGAATCTGTATTTCTGGTGGCAAAAGTTATTGAATCTCATGATTATGATGAAAATGAAGTAAAGATTGCTATTGATAATATTAATAAAACGTATAACCTTAAACAAGGTACGCTGGAACCTTTCTTTGAGCACTCTAAGATAGATTATGAACTTGGGCATTCTCAGCTTCTGGAAAAAGCTAAATCACTAATTAATTTCAATGATGTTGATAAAGTTTCATATGTTCTAAATGCAATTCATGATATTAAACATGCTATTGACTTGCAATGCTTAGAAATAGAGGAGTATTATACAAAGCAAGGGAATTATATACCTCGACAACGAGTAGACTATTTCGGTGTTTAA